Proteins encoded together in one Penicillium digitatum chromosome 1, complete sequence window:
- a CDS encoding mitochondrial 54S ribosomal protein mL43, which yields MPLRGIRTSTAARNGAGAFILQCKRLDFHYCNWAGSSKGMVAFLEKNLPAFARENPQIEIRVSPRPQKHPLIKGLYINGREKPVCVRNMEPHEILKKANLLKEASGEKLKRVKKPVTSLNESVRGIWSPYHGDLRGV from the exons ATGCCGTTGCGTGGAATTAGAACATCTACGGCAGCCAGG AACGGCGCCGGTGCCTTCATCCTACAATGCAAACGCCTTGACTTCCATTACTGCAACTGGGCGGGCAGCTCAAAGGGCATGGT TGCTTTCTTGGAGAAAAACCTCCCCGCCTTCGCTCGCGAAAACCCTCAGATTGAGATCCGAGTCTCCCCCCGACCCCAGAAGCACCCTCTGATTAAGGGCCTCTACATCAACGGCCGTGAGAAACCCGTATGTGTACGGAATATGGAGCCTCACGAAATCCTGAAGAAGGCAAATCTTCTCAAGGAAGCCAGTGGAGAGAAGTTGAAGCGGGTCAAGAAGCCAGTCACAAGTTTGAATGAGAGTGTGCGTGGTATCTGGTCACCATACCACGGTGATCTTCGGGGTGTCTAG
- a CDS encoding Nucleotide-binding, alpha-beta plait — protein MTDKLPPPLLALFQPRPPLRYLPPSDRAPDDCQKSTISGVAQFLADAKTFADEVPYNATESWVHRKLREKTEKKEQLEKQIAEGLKNYKPKENPQARGDPFKTLFVGRLNYEAKEADLEREFGRFGPIERISIVKDTVSDKKKKPHRGYAFVVFEREKDMRAAYKETESLRIKGRLAVVDVERGRTTKGWKPRRLGGGLGGRGYTKLSVPPRGGPGGFNNAPSGPGGYGGFRGSHGGRGGGGGFRGGGFRGGGDRFGGSRGGIGYQGNRGGFGGQAPPNAPSGPGGGRSGGFRGGSFGGDRGDRGGGAGGRFDRGATGSNSEPVRPRDSYADRDRRDYDREDRYRDRDRDRMADRNGDRFRDRDRERGDRYGGSSRDGGRDGGREDYGRKRNREDEPGHDDPRSRRRY, from the exons ATGACAGATAAGCTACCCCCGCCACTTTTGGCGCTATTCCAGCCCCGCCCACCCCTTCGATATCTGCCTCCTAGCGATCGTGCACCAGATGACTGCCAAAAGAGCACTATTTCTGGAGTGGCCCAGTTCCTTGCCGACGCTAAAACTTTCGCCGATGAAGTTCCCTACAATGCAACTGAAAGCTGGGTGCATCGCAAATTGCGCGAGAAAACCGAGAAGAAAGAGCAGCTAGAGAAGCAGATAGCGGAAGGACTGAAAAACT ACAAGCCGAAAGAAAATCCTCAAGCTCGAGGTGACCCATTCAAGACTCTCTTTGTTGGACGTCTCAATTATGAAGCCAAAGAAGCCGACCTGGAACGAGAGTTCGGCCGATTTGGCCCTATTGAAAGA ATTTCTATTGTCAAAGACACAGTATcagacaagaaaaagaaaccccacCGAGGCTATGCATTTGTCGTGTTCGAGCGCGAGAAGGATATGAGAG CGGCCtacaaagaaacagaaaGCCTCAGAATCAAAGGACGACTAGCCGTGGTGGATGTCGAACGTGGCCGCACCACCAAGGGGTGGAAGCCCCGTCGTCTTGGTGGCGGTCTCGGAGGGCGCGGATACACCAAACTCTCGGTGCCCCCTCGCGGTGGACCCGGTGGTTTCAATAACGCACCATCTGGACCGGGTGGGTATGGAGGATTCCGCGGAAGTCACGGTGGCagaggtggaggtggtggttTCCGCGGTGGGGGATTCCGCGGTGGCGGTGACCGCTTTGGAGGTTCTCGCGGTGGTATCGGATACCAGGGCAACCGTGGCGGCTTCGGTGGACAGGCACCTCCTAACGCGCCCTCCGGCCCTGGCGGTGGACGCAGCGGAGGTTTCAGAGGTGGTAGCTTCGGCGGCGATCGTGGTGACCGCGGCGGTGGCGCTGGTGGTAGATTCGACCGTGGTGCAACTGGCAGCAATTCGGAGCCTGTGCGGCCTCGAGATAGCTATGCTGACCGTGACCGCCGCGACTATGACCGCGAAGACCGTTATAGAGATCGTGACCGTGACCGCATGGCAGACCGAAATGGAGACCGATTCCGCGACCGGGATCGTGAACGTGGTGACAGGTATGGTGGCAGCAGCCGCGATGGTGGTCGTGATGGCGGTCGTGAAGATTATGGACGCAAACGAAACCGTGAGGATGAACCTGGACACGATGATCCCCGTTCCAGGAGAAGGTACTAG
- a CDS encoding Zinc finger, RING/FYVE/PHD-type, which translates to MSENSGVQFMGARTKRTHRQMASENDGSGDAAWEQHFHPRRSDHARSESTRLPPRRHRDGFDYRRPAILSPGNNVVIDLTNDPDSPPSRNVTSFPGPLHTPHPHRPRLRFPRDLMNHTTPATDRPTVIDLEAETMGGSVDFSPNNGDVQIVGSSSVRPRPIEPRYLDNNGIPMHFRPLIQPSRVLELGRARRGMPARSYFRSEEDLLSLVSDTLRYGVPALDYNPPSQPAPQSRRSSYKGLSPAPEGFTRLLAEDDVPLCPNCQDELGTGEGLKQQIHIAKPCGHVYCGECAGNRLQVVINL; encoded by the exons ATGAGTGAAAACTCTGGCGTCCAGTTTATGGGCGCCAGGACCAAG CGAACACATCGCCAAATGGCCAGTGAAAACGATGGAAGTGGCGATGCCGCTTGGGAGCAGCATTTTCACCCCCGTCGCTCCGACCACGCTCGATCTGAATCTACCCGCTTGCCACCCAGAAGACATCGAGATGGGTTCGATTACCGACGGCCAGCGATACTATCCCCTGGAAACAATGTCGTTATCGACTTGACAAATGACCCAGACTCTCCTCCTTCACGAAATGTGACATCATTTCCCGGTCCTCTACACACCCCACACCCGCACCGTCCGAGATTACGATTTCCACGAGATTTGATGAACCACACGACCCCTGCGACTGATCGCCCGACAGTGATTGATCTGGAAGCGGAGACAATGGGTGGATCAGTAGATTTTTCGCCGAACAATGGAGATGTTCAGATTGTCGGCTCTTCTTCCGTCAGACCGAGACCAATAGAACCCAGATATCTCGACAACAATGGTATTCCAATGCACTTTCGTCCTCTCATACAGCCTTCGAGAGTATTGGAACTTGGGCGAGCTAGAAGAGGAATGCCCGCAAGGTCGTACTTTCGTTCGGAGGAGGACCTACTTTCGCTCGTGTCTGACACTCTTCGTTATGGAGTACCCGCCCTTGACTATAATCCACCTAGTCAGCCGGCACCCCAGTCTCGCCGATCATCATATAAAGGACTAAGCCCAGCGCCCGAAGGATTTACTCGCCTCTTGGCAGAAGATGACGTGCCTCTCTGCCCGAACTGCCAGGACGAGTTGGGAACCGGAGAAGGGCTGAAACAACAGATTCACATTGCAAAGCCGTGTGGCCAT GTCTATTGTGGCGAGTGTGCTGGGAATCG GTTGCAGGTTGTAATAAACCTGTAA
- a CDS encoding Tyrosine-protein kinase, receptor SEA, translating into MSQSLNSFQQLEKKIPQEWSIKGQVDPANRGPSWVKAPMQWVHKGRNNQINELVALKEIHLHTEEGTPSTAIREISLIKELNHENILALCDVISTVEKLIMVSEYRDKNLKRLMDDRGDALDLPTNKHFEYHITYCHENKILHRDPKPQNLLNSRGGGLKLADFSLARAFSIPVDIFSNEVLTLWP; encoded by the exons ATGTCCCAGAGTTTGAACTCGTTCCAGCAACTGGAAAAG AAAATACCCCAAGAATGGTCCATAAAGGGTCAAGTTGACCCCGCCAACCGTGGCCCCAGCTGGGTGAAGGCACCTATGCAATGG GTCCATAAAGGTCGAAACAACCAGATTAATGAGTTGGTTGCCTTGAAGGAGATTCACCTCCACACCGAAGAAGGGACGCCATCCACTGCGATCCGGGAAATCTCCTTGATCAAGGAGCTCAATCACGAGAACATTCTGGCCTTGTGCGATGTGATCTCCACCgtggaaaagctcatcaTGGTGTCGGAGTACAGGGACAAAAATCTCAAGCGCTTAATGGACGACCGGGGTGATGCCCTTGATCTCCCTACCAACAAGCACTTTGAATACCACATAACCTACTGTCATGAGAATAAGATCTTGCATCGGGATCCAAAACCTCAAAATCTGCTGAATAGCCGGGGCGGAGGTCTGAAGCTGGCAGATTTTAGCCTTGCCCGCGCCTTTAGCATTCCCGTCGACATTTTCTCGAACGAGGTGCTTACTCTCTGGCCTTGA
- a CDS encoding Cell cycle control protein (Cwf8), putative, whose amino-acid sequence MLCAISGEAPQVPVVSTKSGSVFEKRLIEAYITEHGKDPVNGEELTTDNLIDLKSQRVVRPRPPTLTSIPSLLGVFQEEWDALALETFTLQQNLAQTRRELSLALYQHDAAVRVIARLTQERDEAREALSNVSVDTTRAGGEAMQVDSTGLPQAMLERIENTQAALQKTRRKRAVPEGWASSETVSTFKPTETSEPLYPGGRTLAINSTGELALVGGVDGVVGVYSLSQKSVVQTLKTDGPVTDATWAGNKAVVGSSTGSVKVFENDAEVVSFASHAGEVTAVTVHATGDIVASVGVDKSYVLYDLTTNTVVSQIFCDAALLSVNFHPDGHLIAAGGADGQVKIFDVKTGGAAADYAMSGPVKCLFFSENGTYLAAVAAQSTTVSIWDLRSSKETKVLDTGSQIDSIFWDYTGQFLLTGGPSGVTVQQYSKASKAWSEPLRSAVPATSVAWGSAAQSIVALNEAGVVTVLTAQS is encoded by the exons ATGCTTTGTGCTA TCTCCGGAGAAGCACCCCAAGTGCCCGTCGTCTCTACCAAGAGTG GCAGTGTGTTTGAAAAGCGCCTCATTGAGGCTTACATTACTGAGCATGGCAAAGATCCCGTGAACGGCGAGGAGCTTACCACCGACAATCTGATCGATCTCAAGTCGCAACGCGTTGTCCGACCCCGACCCCCTACCCTCACATCTATCCCGTCTCTTCTCGGCGTTTTCCAAGAAGAATGGGATGCTTTGGCCCTAGAAACCTTCACTTTGCAGCAAAATCTGGCACAGACAAGACGTGAGCTAAGTTTGGCGCTCTATCAGCACGATGCCGCAGTGCGGGTGATCGCGCGCCTGACGCAGGAGAGGGATGAGGCCCGCGAGGCACTTTCGAATGTTTCCGTTGATACTACTCGCGCTGGAGGCGAAGCTATGCAGGTGGACTCCACGGGCTTGCCCCAGGCAATGTTGGAGCGGATTGAGAACACACAGGCAGC GCTACAAAAGACCCGGCGTAAGCGTGCAGTCCCTGAGGGCTGGGCCTCCAGTGAGACTGTTTCCACATTCAAACCAACTGAGACCTCCGAGCCTCTCTACCCCGGTGGCCGCACTTTGGCTATCAACTCGACTGGTGAGCTGGCCCTCGTTGGTGGTGTTGATGGTGTGGTTGGTGTATACTCGCTCTCCCAGAAGAGTGTGGTACAGACCCTCAAGACAGATGGCCCAGTCACGGATGCGACATGGGCAGGAAACAAGGCTGTTGTGGGCTCCTCCACGGGCTCCGTCAAGGTCTTTGAGAATGACGCCGAGGTTGTGAGCTTCGCCTCCCACGCTGGTGAGGTTACAGCTGTCACAGTTCACGCTACTGGTGACATTGTTGCCTCAGTTGGTGTCGACAAGAGTTATGTGCTTTATGATCTCACCACGAACACTGTGGTTTCCCAAATTTTCTGCGATGCAG CTCTACTGTCTGTCAACTTCCACCCCGACGGCCACTTGATCGCAGCCGGTGGCGCAGACGGACAAGTCAAGATCTTCGATGTCAAGACTGGTGGCGCTGCTGCGGACTATGCAATGTCGGGCCCAGTCAAATGCTTGTTCTTCTCTGAGAACGGTACATACCTCGCTGCGGTGGCCGCGCAGTCTACTACTGTCTCGATCTGGGATCTTCGCAGCTCCAAGGAAACCAAGGTGCTGGACACAGGAAGCCAGATTGACTCGATCTTCTGGGACTACACTGGCCAGTTCCTCTTGACTGGTGGACCCAGCGGGGTGACTGTCCAACAATACTCCAAGGCATCCAAGGCGTGGTCAGAGCCTCTGCGGAGTGCAGTCCCTGCTACCTCAGTTGCTTGGGGATCAGCTGCTCAGAGCATTGTCGCATTGAATGAGGCGGGTGTGGTCACAGTGCTGACAGCACAGTCATGA
- a CDS encoding Protein kinase-like domain, producing MADHNSPDYKFLYLQTEERRRQAEEEGRQEKERRERAEEEGRQEKERRERAEEEGRQEKERRERAEEEGRQEKERRERAEEEGRQEKERRERAEEEGRQEKERRERAEERTQPTTFVDFLRLSHNLLSRPLRVETPSRSTRGKVPLPTGKYCPTRLEHWTDCSEQQSVLYRTVCSFLQLVPGGAPRLFSSLQELEGLAQQFSYTPISSEQELEAYERLAVEKHVYHIIAELCKIPAACEEFGLGHGIRLSNHTNSLTENTAIETDTSQPSSTYHPRPDQIYIHRADGITETILTTVEYKPPHKLPVAALRTGLRPMNLWNDLVRSNKIPTNQEAKLRYNAARLSCSALVQEYHVMIQEGLEFSYVTNGIARVLLRVPYDNPSTLEYFLCDPNSEIISEDGDFFQQPRTSVARTLCLCLMAFRSPIRDQEWRNSVRPRLRTWETSFNHARSQLSNTELEQIAIHSDSTTMDFPSPESGSSYALPSSSPDSPTTDGRRVPTRSYATCAPPNEQHRSQSPELSDSDPNHATGRKRGFSQVMSSPSARQATGRSESSQYQCNQSQRHNAQFCTQQCLLGLQTGGILDDRCPNVTLHRQGGDTFKHLIKSEDLVNLIKAELDENIDRCIPFGRRGSYGAPFKLTCAAYGYTVIGKGTTSGLWKEVSGEAQVYHILRKVQGAGEIRHMLLMGWGGESISTMELSPLLREEIRKSCKEIRSLGIIHEDFRHDNVLWNEELGRALIIDFHRISLRNRPNRHRLQNSKRRHCGTEAKPTKRLRVP from the exons ATGGCCGACCACAACTCCCCAGACTACAAATTTCTTTATCTTCAGACGGAAGAGAGACGGAGgcaggctgaagaggaaggccgacaggagaaagagagacgagagcgagctgaagaggaaggccggcaggagaaagagagacgagagcgagctgaagaggaaggccggcaggagaaagagagacgagagcgagctgaagaggaaggccggcaggagaaagagagacgagagcgagctgaagaggaaggccggcaggagaaagagagacgagagcgagctgaagaggaaggccggcaggagaaagagagacgagagcgagctgaagagCGAACTCAGCCAACCACTTTCGTGGATTTCTTGCGACTTTCCCACAACTTGCTCTCCCGACCCTTGAGGGTCGAGACACCATCTCGCTCGACTAGAGGGAAAGTCCCCTTGCCCACTGGCAAATACTGCCCGACACGATTAGAGCATTGGACGGACTGTTCAGAACAACAGTCGGTTCTCTATAGGACCGTCTGTAGCTTCCTACAGTTGGTACCGGGGGGGGCGCCGCGTCTATTCTCTTCTTTGCAAGAGCTAGAAGGGTTAGCTCAACAATTTAGCTACACACCTATAAGCAGCGAGCAAGAACTGGAGGCTTATGAGAGACTCGCAGTGGAGAAACACGTCTACCATATTATAGCGGAGCTATGCAAAATACCTGCTGCTTGTGAAGAGTTCGGCCTTGGCCATGGCATTCGGCTCAGcaaccacaccaactccTTGACCGAGAATACAGCTATTGAGACGGATACGAGCCAACCTTCAAGCACATACCACCCAAGACCCGATCAAATCTATATCCATCGTGCCGATGGTATCACCGAAACTATCCTTACGACAGTCGAATATAAGCCACCGCATAAGCTTCCGGTTGCAGCCCTTCGAACCGGACTTCGGCCAATGAATTTATGGAATGATTTAGTCCGGTCGAATAAGATACCCACAAACCAGGAAGCAAAATTGAGGTACAATGCAGCTCGACTTAGTTGCTCTGCTCTTGTCCAGGAGTATCATGTGATGATCCAAGAAGGGCTTGAATTTTCCTACGTGACTAACGGGATCGCTCGGGTTCTCCTCCGTGTTCCCTATGATAATCCTAGCACGCTTGAATACTTTTTATGTGATCCTAATAGCGAGATAATTTCCGAAGACGGAGATTTTTTCCAGCAACCGCGAACTTCCGTTGCACGGACTCTATGCCTATGTTTGATGGCTTTCCGTTCGCCTATTCGCGACCAGGAATGGAGGAATTCCGTGCGACCTCGTCTTCGTACTTGGGAGACTAGTTTTAACCACGCTCGTTCTCAACTTTCCAATACAGAATTAGAGCAGATTGCTATACATTCCGACAGTACAACTATGGATTTCCCGAGTCCAGAATCTGGCTCATCTTACGCGCTACCGTCATCTTCACCGGATTCGCCCACAACGGACGGCCGTCGAGTGCCCACTAGATCCTATGCTACCTGTGCACCTCCTAATGAGCAACACCGCTCCCAGTCGCCGGAGCTATCTGACTCCGATCCGAACCACGCAACGGGAAGGAAGCGCGGATTCAGTCAAGTCATGTCCTCACCGTCTGCCCGACAAGCTACAGGTCGTTCCGAATCCAGTCAATATCAGTGCAATCAGTCACAGCGCCACAATGCGCAGTTTTGCACACAGCAGTGCTTGCTTGGGCTGCAGACTGGAGGCATTCTGGATGACCGTTGCCCAAATGTAACACTCCATCGTCAAGGCGGAGATACCTTCAAGCATCTTATCAAATCAGAGGATCTGGTGAACCTGATAAAAGCAGAATTAGACGAAAACATTGACCGATGTATACCCTTTGGAAGGCGCGGATCATACGGTGCTCCCTTTAAATTGACCTGTGCCGCATATGGCTATACTGTTATCGGGAAAGGAACCACGTCTGGATTGTGGAAAGAGGTCTCCGGGGAAGCGCAGGTATATCATATCCTACGGAAAGTTCAAGG AGCCGGGGAAATCCGTCACATGCTTCTCATGGGATGGGGTGGCGAAAGTATATCTACGATGGAGCTATCGCCTTTGCTTCGCGAAGAGATCCGCAAATCTTGCAAGGAAATCAGATCTTTGGGAATTATCCACGAAGATTTTCGGCATGACAATGTCCTTTGGAATGAGGAACTAGGACGGGCCTTGATCATCGACTTTCACCGTATTTCTTTGAGAAATCGGCCAAATCGGCATCGACTCCAAAACTCCAAGCGACGACACTGTGGAACGGAGGCGAAACCTACGAAACGTCTTCGTGTCCCCTGA
- a CDS encoding ribosome assembly protein 1: protein MPKNPKFEYDAKQPAFLQKLRGQYGDNTGRLERPALRPTRLKVNNDDDDDEPTYIDEDSNEVISKEEYKAMVGESGPKEEGEAGDSAMDNSTGDHVKSQTEASISKQNNLTEIGGQRKRKQAKVVGEDKAEAKEVQPKAASKKSKKPKKIKLSFDEE from the exons ATGCCTAAGAACCCAAAGTTTGAATATG ATGCAAAGCAGCCTGCGTTCCTCCAGAAACTCCGGGGCCAGTATGGAGACAACACCGGTCGCTTGGAGCGACCTGCCTTACGACCGACCAGACTCAAAGTCAATaatgacgacgatgatgacgagcCTACCTACATCGATGAAGACAGCAACGAAGTGATTTCCAAAGAGGAATACAAGGCAATGGTTGGTGAAAGTGGCCCAAAAGAAGAGGGGGAGGCCGGAGACTCAGCGATGGACAACTCCACTGGCGATCATGTGAAATCCCAAACAGAAGCTTCCATCAGCAAACAGAATAATCTCACTGAGATTGGGGGTCAGAGGAAACGAAAACAGGCCAAGGTGGTGGGTGAGGACAAGGCCGAAGCTAAAGAAGTCCAGCCCAAGGCGGCTTCGAAGAAATCTAAGAAGCCTAAGAAGATCAAGCTATCCTTCGACGAGGAATGA